Proteins encoded in a region of the Takifugu flavidus isolate HTHZ2018 chromosome 8, ASM371156v2, whole genome shotgun sequence genome:
- the phf8 gene encoding histone lysine demethylase PHF8: MASVPVYCLCRLPYDVTRFMIECDICQDWFHGSCVGVEEDKAAEIDLYHCPNCEVTHGPSVMRKRRGGNKQPDYGASGTRVPTRPVKTGSSQFVRELRSRTFPNADEVLLKPTGAQLTVEFLEEHSFSVPVMVLRRDGLGMTLPPASFCVSDVEHHIGSDREIDVIDVSRQCDLKMRLGDFVEYYNSPNRDKVLNVISLEFSETRLSNLVETPKIVRKLSWVENLWPEESIFERPNVQKYCLMGVKDSYTDFHIDFGGTSVWYHVLRGEKIFYLISPTPANLALFERWSSSSNQNEMFFGDQVDMCYRCSVKQGNTLFIPTGWIHAVLTPVDCLAFGGNFLHSLNIDMQLRAYEIEKRLSTADLFRFPNFETVCWYVGKHLLDTFRGLRENRRHPAAYLVHGAKALNNAFRGWTRKEALGEHEVEIPETINTQTLVKDLAKEIRLVEDIFQQNIGRTGPPFPGSPLSKAPLTASQNSGRPPGKKKGPKPKEVVGSLAPTGTKKQSQKSLLKAEAGELDLIEIHTKHTLKKFNPGKSKSRNKLDTPLDELGGKINKSKLKLVLTNGKIQGKKNGSSNGAGSAGSYKHLSMEESSLSDLDSEDELQIDETPPPRRKPAGSGKKKKLSTLPRKLPRAKPCSDPNRIREPGEVDFDIEEDYTTDEEALAAHGVKGGAGGILDLLKASKQVAGLDSGAVGEEAPASPSTRDAIQGMLSMANPPSSSSSSSSSSPLSISGGLTEGMGKVKEKGGRAVWVTGNSKKTGHSEKKPVIERPGKRPIKRPARHLSDDDSPDEQETLGTCFKDSDYVYPSLESDEEDLANKAKMKRKKNWEDTPWSPKARVMPTLPKQERPAREGARVASVETGLAAAAAKLAQQEQQKPVKRKYTKKQRPAAPVVTAAPVQTEAAPPSPPAAAESAADFSPERKMDYFSASLLDHEYTAGPGPFGPGGPRGSGAMAPGVFLTSRRPSLSPQNSNTQSGASPASLASQGATGVGQGRRPKKGLATAKQRLGKILKIHRNGKLLL; this comes from the exons ATGGCATCCGTACCGGTGTACTGCCTGTGCCGCCTGCCATATGATGTGACTCGCTTCATGATTGAGTGTGACATCTGTCAGGACTGGTTCCATGGAAG ttGTGTTGGGGTGGAGGAAGACAAAGCAGCTGAAATTGACTTGTATCACTGCCCCAACTGTGAGGTTACACATGGACCTTCTGTCA TGCGCAAACGCCGTGGAGGCAACAAGCAGCCAGATTATGGAGCCTCTGGAACGAGAGTTCCAACTCGACCTGTTAAAACGGGAAGCTCGCAGTTTGTCAGGGAGCTACGGAGCCGGACTTTCCCAAA TGCAGATGAAGTTTTACTCAAACCAACTGGAGCCCAGCTGACGGTTGAGTTTCTGGAAGAGCATTCATTCAGTGTCCCGGTCATGGTGCTGCGGCGGGATGGACTCGGCATGACCCTCCCGCCAGCTTCATTCTGCGTCAGCGATGTGGAGCATCACATCG GTTCTGACAGAGAGATTGATGTGATTGACGTGTCTCGTCAGTGCGACTTGAAGATGCGTCTGGGAGACTTTGTTGAATACTACAACAGCCCCAACAGAGACAAGGTCCTTAACGTCATCAGCCTAGAGTTCTCTGAAACCCG GTTGTCAAACTTGGTGGAAACCCCAAAGATTGTGAGGAAATTGTCTTGGGTGGAAAACCTTTGGCCTGAAGAGTCCATATTTGAACGTCCTAATGTGCAGAAGTACTGCTTAATGGGGGTGAAAGACAGTTATACGGACTTCCACATTGATTTTGGAGGCACCTCAGTGTGGTATCATGTTCTGAGG GGTGAGAAAATCTTCTACCTGATTTCCCCCACCCCAGCCAACTTGGCATTATTTGAACGATGGAGTTCTTCTTCCAATCAGAATGAAATGTTCTTTGGCGACCAGGTGGATATGTGTTATAGATGCTCTGTCAAACAAGGGAACACCTTGTTCATACCGACAG GGTGGATTCACGCTGTGTTGACGCCGGTAGATTGCCTGGCATTTGGGGGGAACTTCCTGCACAGCCTCAACATTGACATGCAGTTACG AGCATATGAAATAGAAAAGAGATTAAGCACAGCAGATCTGTTCCGATTCCCAAACTTTGAAACCGTGTGCTGGTACGTTGGAAAGCATCTTCTTGACACCTTCAGAG GTTTGAGAGAAAACCGCAGACACCCAGCTGCTTACCTGGTTCACGGGGCCAAAGCCCTGAACAATGCTTTCCGCGGCTGGACCCGTAAAGAG GCTTTAGGCGAACATGAAGTAGAAATTCCAGAAACCATCAATACTCAAACACTCGTGAAAGACCTTGCCAAGGAGATTCGATTGGTTGAG GACATCTTTCAGCAAAACATAGGTCGCACCGGACCTCCGTTTCCTGGTTCCCCACTCTCTAAAGCTCCCCTGACTGCATCTCAGAATTCAGGTCGCCCCCCAGGAAAAAAGAAGGGACCCAAGCCAAAGGAGGTGGTGGGGAGCCTGGCTCCCACTGGAACCAAAAAACAAAGTCAGAAGAGTCTACTTAAGGCAGAGGCAGGGGAACTTGACCTCATTGAGattcacaccaaacacacactgaaaaagTTTAATCCTGGCAAATCCAAGAGCAGGAACAAG TTGGACACGCCCTTAGATGAGCTGGGAGGGAAGATAAACAAAAGCAAACTGAAACTGGTGCTGACTAATGGAAAAATCCAAGG CAAGAAGAATGGGAGCAGTAACGGTGCAGGAAGTGCTGGAAGTTACAAGCACCTTTCAATGGAAGAATCTAGTCTGTCGGATTTAGATTCTGAGGATGAACTCCAGATTGACGAGACCCCTCCCCCACGGCGCAAACCTGCAGGTtcggggaagaagaagaaattaagCA CTCTTCCCAGAAAACTTCCCAGAGCCAAACCCTGCTCTGACCCAAATCGCATCAGGGAGCCTGGAGAGGTTGACTTTGACATTGAG GAGGACTACACCACAGATGAAGAGGCACTAGCTGCACATGGTGTGAAGGGTGGAGCCGGAGGTATTCTGGATTTGTTGAAAGCCAGCAAACAAGTAGCGGGTCTGGACTCTGGAGCAGTCGG TGAGGAAGCTCCTGCTTCTCCCAGTACGCGTGATGCCATTCAGGGCATGCTGTCAATGGCCAAcccaccttcctcttcctcctcttcctcctcttcatctcctctatCCATCTCTGGAGGACTTACAGAGGGGATGGGTAAGGTAAAGGAAAAGGGTGGTAGGGCAGTTTGGGTCACCGGAAACTCCAAAAAGACGGGACATTCCGAGAAGAAACCGGTCATCGAGCGGCCTGGAAAACGTCCAATCAAACGGCCGGCCCGTCACCTCAGTGATGACGACAGTCCAGATGAGCAGGAAACTTTAGGGACCTGTTTTAAAGATTCAGACTATG tGTATCCATCGCTTGAGTCTGATGAGGAGGACCTAGCTAACAAAGctaagatgaagaggaagaaaaactgGGAAGACACACCATGGAGTCCTAAAG CCAGGGTGATGCCGACCCTCCCCAAACAGGAACGACCAGCTCGAGAAGGAGCCAGAGTTGCATCTGTGGAAACGGgtctggcagcagctgctgctaaatTGGCTCAGCAG GAGCAGCAAAAGCCCGTCAAAAGGAAATACACGAAAAAGCAACGTCCTGCGGCTCCTGTGGTCACCGCTGCCCCTGTTCAGACGGAAGCAGCCCCACCCTcgccacctgctgctgcagagtctGCTGCAGACTTCAGCCCAGAAAGGAAAATGGATTACTTCTCTGCTAGTCTGTTGGACCATGAGTACACAGCAGGACCTGGTCCTTTTGGGCCCGGCGGTCCCAGAGGCAGCGGAGCCATGGCCCCAGGTGTATTCCTCACTTCACGGAGACCTTCACTGTCTCCACAGAACAGCAATACTCAGTCGGGTGCATCACCAGCCAGCTTGGCCAGCCAGGGAGCGACAGGCGTCGGTCAAG GGAGACGTCCAAAAAAAGGACTTGCGACGGCAAAACAGAGACTTGGGAAAATCCTCAAGATTCATCGCAACGGCAAACTTCTGCTGTGA